A genomic stretch from Solanum stenotomum isolate F172 chromosome 8, ASM1918654v1, whole genome shotgun sequence includes:
- the LOC125873377 gene encoding vacuolar protein sorting-associated protein 27 — protein MSSEPPPFQEASRCDVCNCSFNTFRRRHHCRCCGRTLCAEHSANQMALPQFGLHSNVRVCGDCFNNSSRRPIGDGVIASASEVNALKDSFSALDVGAVADIKTEDTVKQTPTVGITDCKCGMPLCICQVSATPTTSTASQGNIMPNPIVNINPKPKKENKIPTSRASTSDNKQGTTFNVGPATSCNTETMTVDYEVSGEGLREAIKNGDVGAAKKLLSQGVDANYLDKQGSSLLHLAAVFNRTEIAFALMESGSSLYCKNSQGETPLDCAPATLQFKMKKKMEESGQ, from the exons ATGTCGTCGGAACCACCGCCATTCCAAGAAGCTTCGCGTTGTGATGTCTGCAATTGCAGCTTCAATACTTTCCGGCGACGG CACCATTGCAGATGTTGCGGCCGAACATTATGTGCTGAACATTCAGCAAATCAGATG GCCTTGCCACAATTTGGTCTTCACTCAAATGTTAGAGTTTGTGGAGATTGTTTTAATAACTCCTCTCG TAGACCCATTGGAGATGGCGTGATAGCTTCTGCAAGTGAAGTCAATGCCCTGAAAGATTCATTTTCAGCTTTAGATGTCGGTGCCGTTGCAGATATCAAAACTGAAGACACTGTCAAGCAGACTCCTACTGTAGGCATCACAGACTGCAAATGTGGGATGCCTTTGTGTATATGTCAAGTGTCAGCTACACCAACAACATCCACGGCTTC GCAGGGAAATATTATGCCAAATCCAATTGTAAATATAAATCCAAAAccaaagaaggaaaataaaattcCAACAAGTAGAGCTTCGACATCAGACAACAAGCAAGG TACAACTTTCAATGTTGGTCCAGCTACCAGCTGCAATACGGAGACAATGACAGTGGATTATGAAGTCAGTGGTGAG GGTTTAAGGGAAGCAATAAAAAATGGTGATGTCGGCGCTGCAAAGAAGCTCCTAAGTCAG GGAGTTGATGCAAATTACCTTGACAAGCAAGGATCATCATTGCTGCATCTG GCAGCGGTGTTCAATCGAACAGAAATAGCATTTGCACTCATGGAGAGTGGATCAAGTTTGTACTGCAAAAATTCACAAG GTGAGACACCATTGGATTGTGCTCCTGCCACATTGcaattcaaaatgaaaaagaagatgGAAGAGAGTGGGCAGTAA